A single genomic interval of Dysidea avara chromosome 6, odDysAvar1.4, whole genome shotgun sequence harbors:
- the LOC136257245 gene encoding baculoviral IAP repeat-containing protein 2-like isoform X2, with product MAVTEKTRILTDFCPSSDQSTKPQVQLKIHLVQSTIPLYQSTTHHLNQSTKPLDQSTMHLDQSTKPHDQSITPLYYSRIPLYQSSKHFDQSKFQVQSKFQDCSKLQNHSKIILTVSHNLMNIKSTTDPGKGSKLKVDESADRLKTFTIPPPWEGPVDIHSMSEAGFVYTGQEDLVFCFSCNIKLDEWTKHMDPLLRHKEESPTCSFVRQQLQVIKGEKGKVKSVVAPSKPLNPRLTASIGQLQSLTLFDSKPIHTVVTGLDESRSFLSALPINAENYRSEAERIRSFVGWPLNESVHPEQLAKVGFVYTGEGSLVQCFQCGVRYRNWLKGDIPLSIHQRYNPWCAFLHMLTIKSKSVEEQRPSFSYIQPESMLPTTQSEDITLDFPDYTDQATRLQSFKYWGGVLPKEWLAEAGFCMIARQDVVRCFSCRVVLQDWERTDNVIDEHQRHSCNCPFLKTYLSNITASSHVSASIVKSKKYHSSQFNTIVTSSLDIRHSPSVGKSFHKPSLPGFIMNEGLPRSDDNEGEAIQGICYPPSWRSNPPSLSPPPGGSDSEESVSSQKKLGYIDLSPPSNDTTSKNKLIDLLPRSEASPNLPVETEKNEFSTDKLQIIRLTDSRGYIIPIGVSAVNIAVESYLIAKEYGRCVTNIIKPRLDHADMCTLSEGVEANSAAELSSSPSSCEESGKDDSTTAAPVNSGLCQICYDKKIECIFLPCGHARTCEECATRIKNSGKPCPYCRKPVSTTHRIYL from the exons ATGGCGGTAACTGAGAAGACCAGAATACTGACTGACTTTTGTCCCTCCTCCG ATCAATCAACAAAACCTCAAGTTCAATTAAAAATACATTTAGTTCAATCAACAATACCTCTATATCAATCAACAACACATCATTTAAACCAATCAACAAAACCTCTAGATCAATCAACAATGCATCTAGATCAATCAACTAAACCTCATGATCAATCAATAACACCTCTCTATTATTCAAGGATACCTCTATATCAGTCATCAAAACATTTTGATCAATCAAAATTTCAAGTTCAGTCAAAATTTCAGGATTGTTCAAAACTTCAAAATCATTCAAAAATTATATTGACAGTATCACATAATTTAATGAACATTAAGTCTACTACTGATCCTGGAAAAGGTTCTAAACTTAAAGTTGATGAGTCAGCAGACAGGTTAAAAACATTTACAATTCCTCCACCATGGGAAGGACCAGTGGACATTCATTCAATGTCAGAGGCCGGGTTTGTATATACTGGTCAGGAAGATCTTGTCTTCTGCttcagttgtaacatcaaactTGATGAGTGGACTAAACACATGGATCCATTACTGAGACACAAAGAGGAGAGTCCTACTTGTTCATTTGTCAGACAACAACTACAAGTAATAAAAGGAGAAAAGGGAAAAGTCAAATCAGTTGTTGCTCCTTCTAAACCTCTTAATCCTCGACTAACAGCAAGTATTGGTCAATTACAGTCTTTAACTCTTTTTGATAGTAAACCTATTCACACTGTCGTAACTGGATTAGATGAATCAAGATCTTTTCTCAGTGCTTTACCAATCAATGCAGAAAATTACAGATCAGAAGCAGAGAGGATCAGATCATTTGTAGGATGGCCATTAAATGAATCAGTCCACCCAGAACAACTAGCCAAGGTTGGGTTTGTATACACTGGGGAGGGATCTCTAGTACAGTGTTTCCAATGTGGGGTCAGGTATCGTAACTGGTTAAAAGGAGATATACCTCTTAGCATACATCAGAGATACAACCCTTGGTGTGCTTTTCTTCACATGTTAACCATTAAAAGTAAATCCGTTGAAGAGCAAAGACCAAGCTTTTCATATATTCAACCAGAATCAATGTTGCCTACTACTCAAAGTGAAGATATTACTCTAGATTTTCCAGACTACACTGACCAAGCTACAAGACTACAATCATTCAAATACTGGGGTGGAGTCCTACCAAAAGAATGGTTAGCAGAGGCAGGATTTTGCATGATAGCTCGTCAAGATGTAGTAAGGTGTTTCTCATGTCGTGTGGTCCTACAGGATTGGGAGAGAACTGACAATGTGATTGATGAACATCAAAGGCATAGCTGCAACTGTCCATTCCTTAAAACATACTTGTCAAATATAACAGCTTCATCTCATGTTTCAGCAAGTATTGTCAAAAGTAAAAAGTACCATAGTTCCCAGTTCAACACTATAGTTACATCAAGTCTTGATATAAGGCATTCTCCAAGTGTAGGGAAAAGTTTTCACAAGCCTTCCCTACCTGGATTTATTATGAATGAAGGTCTACCCAGGTCAGATGATAATGAAGGTGAAGCAATTCAAGGAATATGTTATCCTCCAAGCTGGAGATCCAACCCTCCTTCGTTATCGCCTCCACCAGGAGGTTCTGACTCTGAAGAAAGTGTCTCATCTCAGAAGAAATTAGGATACATTGATCTCTCTCCGCCATCAAATGATACTACATCAAAGAATAAACTAATTGAT CTACTACCAAGAAGTGAAGCATCCCCCAATCTACCAGTAGAAACAGAAAAGAATGAGTTTTCGACTGATAAGTTGCAAATAATACGTTTGACAGACTCTCGAGGATACATCATTCCTATTGGCGTCTCTGCTGTGAACATAGCAGTAGAAAGTTATCTTATTGCAAAGGAGTATGGGAGGTGTGTCACGAACATCATCAAGCCACGTCTGGATCATGCTGACATGTGTACA CTCAGTGAAGGTGTAGAAGCAAACAGTGCTGCAGAGCTTTCATCATCACCCAGTAGT TGTGAGGAGTCAGGCAAAGATGATAGCACTACTGCTGCACCAGTAAATTCAGGATTGTGCCAAATCTGCTATGACAAGAAAATTGAATGTATCTTCCTTCCCTGTGGTCATGCCAGAACTTGTGAAGAGTGTGCTACAAGAATTAAGAACTCTGGTAAACCTTGCCCTTACTGCAGGAAACCTGTGTCAACAACACATCGGATATATTTGTGA
- the LOC136257810 gene encoding uncharacterized protein, producing MSTNKSASPRKQKGTRERKRPADFTPPSCGKKQKDRSEEDISEDICQVCDTPIVEYSSTTEGEEAVFCEGQCNAWIHRKCSGLTSELFDIVSKLNEPFRCCYCMLTHQRSEINTLKHLVESLTVKISSLESKTVETSTIVNPQPPPNQTPKDTQFQSTSNPIQSSDSTCQHKYIAPTFKKPATPDDKTQNDRKFNIVVYGIDECSKGTPKNERLNHDLDKVTSIITKGENSISPLSIRDLVRLGKYHEQLKQPRPLLVKLNRSIDASALLLKARSLPKTIRIKPDMSQADRLVESLLLKERWSLIQNSIDRKVIKIRSNKIFVHKKLHCQVINSTFVLSQSHQLIPMDSSSS from the coding sequence ATGTCTACTAATAAGTCTGCATCTCCAAGAAAACAGAAAGGTACTAGGGAGAGGAAGAGGCCTGCTGATTTTACTCCACCCAGCTGCGGTAAGAAGCAAAAGGACAGAAGTGAAGAAGACATATCTGAGGACATATGCCAAGTATGTGACACACCAATTGTAGAGTACTCATCAACCACTGAAGGAGAAGAGGCTGTGTTCTGTGAGGGACAATGCAATGCCTGGATTCATAGAAAGTGTAGTGGATTAACTTCTGAACTATTTGATATTGTAAGCAAGTTAAACGAACCTTTCCGATGCTGTTACTGCATGCTGACACATCAAAGAAGTGAGATCAACACACTGAAACACCTTGTAGAATCTTTAACTGTAAAAATTTCCAGCCTAGAATCTAAAACAGTTGAGACCAGCACAATAGTTAACCCACAACCTCCTCCTAATCAGACACCCAAAGACACACAGTTTCAGTCAACTTCAAATCCAATTCAATCTTCTGATTCCACCTGTCAACACAAGTACATAGCCCCTACTTTTAAGAAGCCAGCTACTCCAGATGACAAGACGCAAAATGATCGTAAATTTAACATAGTTGTCTATGGTATAGATGAATGCAGCAAAGGGACTCCAAAGAACGAACGACTCAATCATGATCTGGACAAAGTCACATCCATCATCACTAAAGGAGAAAACAGTATTAGTCCTTTATCCATTCGTGACCTTGTAAGACTTGGAAAATACCATGAGCAATTGAAGCAACCTCGTCCACTACTTGTCAAACTCAACCGATCCATTGATGCATCAGCGCTGTTGTTAAAAGCAAGATCTCTGCCAAAAACCATTAGAATAAAACCAGACATGTCTCAAGCTGACAGGCTTGTTGAGTCTCTTCTTCTAAAAGAAAGATGGTCATTGATTCAAAATAGTATTGATCGCAAGGTCATCAAAATTCGAAGCAACAAAATTTTTGTACACAAGAAACTTCATTGCCAAGTTATAAATTCAACTTTTGTCCTATCTCAGTCTCATCAGCTCATTCCAATGGACTCTTCCAGTAGCTAA
- the LOC136257245 gene encoding baculoviral IAP repeat-containing protein 2-like isoform X1: MAVTEKTRILTDFCPSSDQSTKPQVQLKIHLVQSTIPLYQSTTHHLNQSTKPLDQSTMHLDQSTKPHDQSITPLYYSRIPLYQSSKHFDQSKFQVQSKFQDCSKLQNHSKIILTVSHNLMNIKSTTDPGKGSKLKVDESADRLKTFTIPPPWEGPVDIHSMSEAGFVYTGQEDLVFCFSCNIKLDEWTKHMDPLLRHKEESPTCSFVRQQLQVIKGEKGKVKSVVAPSKPLNPRLTASIGQLQSLTLFDSKPIHTVVTGLDESRSFLSALPINAENYRSEAERIRSFVGWPLNESVHPEQLAKVGFVYTGEGSLVQCFQCGVRYRNWLKGDIPLSIHQRYNPWCAFLHMLTIKSKSVEEQRPSFSYIQPESMLPTTQSEDITLDFPDYTDQATRLQSFKYWGGVLPKEWLAEAGFCMIARQDVVRCFSCRVVLQDWERTDNVIDEHQRHSCNCPFLKTYLSNITASSHVSASIVKSKKYHSSQFNTIVTSSLDIRHSPSVGKSFHKPSLPGFIMNEGLPRSDDNEGEAIQGICYPPSWRSNPPSLSPPPGGSDSEESVSSQKKLGYIDLSPPSNDTTSKNKLIDQLLPRSEASPNLPVETEKNEFSTDKLQIIRLTDSRGYIIPIGVSAVNIAVESYLIAKEYGRCVTNIIKPRLDHADMCTLSEGVEANSAAELSSSPSSCEESGKDDSTTAAPVNSGLCQICYDKKIECIFLPCGHARTCEECATRIKNSGKPCPYCRKPVSTTHRIYL; encoded by the exons ATGGCGGTAACTGAGAAGACCAGAATACTGACTGACTTTTGTCCCTCCTCCG ATCAATCAACAAAACCTCAAGTTCAATTAAAAATACATTTAGTTCAATCAACAATACCTCTATATCAATCAACAACACATCATTTAAACCAATCAACAAAACCTCTAGATCAATCAACAATGCATCTAGATCAATCAACTAAACCTCATGATCAATCAATAACACCTCTCTATTATTCAAGGATACCTCTATATCAGTCATCAAAACATTTTGATCAATCAAAATTTCAAGTTCAGTCAAAATTTCAGGATTGTTCAAAACTTCAAAATCATTCAAAAATTATATTGACAGTATCACATAATTTAATGAACATTAAGTCTACTACTGATCCTGGAAAAGGTTCTAAACTTAAAGTTGATGAGTCAGCAGACAGGTTAAAAACATTTACAATTCCTCCACCATGGGAAGGACCAGTGGACATTCATTCAATGTCAGAGGCCGGGTTTGTATATACTGGTCAGGAAGATCTTGTCTTCTGCttcagttgtaacatcaaactTGATGAGTGGACTAAACACATGGATCCATTACTGAGACACAAAGAGGAGAGTCCTACTTGTTCATTTGTCAGACAACAACTACAAGTAATAAAAGGAGAAAAGGGAAAAGTCAAATCAGTTGTTGCTCCTTCTAAACCTCTTAATCCTCGACTAACAGCAAGTATTGGTCAATTACAGTCTTTAACTCTTTTTGATAGTAAACCTATTCACACTGTCGTAACTGGATTAGATGAATCAAGATCTTTTCTCAGTGCTTTACCAATCAATGCAGAAAATTACAGATCAGAAGCAGAGAGGATCAGATCATTTGTAGGATGGCCATTAAATGAATCAGTCCACCCAGAACAACTAGCCAAGGTTGGGTTTGTATACACTGGGGAGGGATCTCTAGTACAGTGTTTCCAATGTGGGGTCAGGTATCGTAACTGGTTAAAAGGAGATATACCTCTTAGCATACATCAGAGATACAACCCTTGGTGTGCTTTTCTTCACATGTTAACCATTAAAAGTAAATCCGTTGAAGAGCAAAGACCAAGCTTTTCATATATTCAACCAGAATCAATGTTGCCTACTACTCAAAGTGAAGATATTACTCTAGATTTTCCAGACTACACTGACCAAGCTACAAGACTACAATCATTCAAATACTGGGGTGGAGTCCTACCAAAAGAATGGTTAGCAGAGGCAGGATTTTGCATGATAGCTCGTCAAGATGTAGTAAGGTGTTTCTCATGTCGTGTGGTCCTACAGGATTGGGAGAGAACTGACAATGTGATTGATGAACATCAAAGGCATAGCTGCAACTGTCCATTCCTTAAAACATACTTGTCAAATATAACAGCTTCATCTCATGTTTCAGCAAGTATTGTCAAAAGTAAAAAGTACCATAGTTCCCAGTTCAACACTATAGTTACATCAAGTCTTGATATAAGGCATTCTCCAAGTGTAGGGAAAAGTTTTCACAAGCCTTCCCTACCTGGATTTATTATGAATGAAGGTCTACCCAGGTCAGATGATAATGAAGGTGAAGCAATTCAAGGAATATGTTATCCTCCAAGCTGGAGATCCAACCCTCCTTCGTTATCGCCTCCACCAGGAGGTTCTGACTCTGAAGAAAGTGTCTCATCTCAGAAGAAATTAGGATACATTGATCTCTCTCCGCCATCAAATGATACTACATCAAAGAATAAACTAATTGAT CAGCTACTACCAAGAAGTGAAGCATCCCCCAATCTACCAGTAGAAACAGAAAAGAATGAGTTTTCGACTGATAAGTTGCAAATAATACGTTTGACAGACTCTCGAGGATACATCATTCCTATTGGCGTCTCTGCTGTGAACATAGCAGTAGAAAGTTATCTTATTGCAAAGGAGTATGGGAGGTGTGTCACGAACATCATCAAGCCACGTCTGGATCATGCTGACATGTGTACA CTCAGTGAAGGTGTAGAAGCAAACAGTGCTGCAGAGCTTTCATCATCACCCAGTAGT TGTGAGGAGTCAGGCAAAGATGATAGCACTACTGCTGCACCAGTAAATTCAGGATTGTGCCAAATCTGCTATGACAAGAAAATTGAATGTATCTTCCTTCCCTGTGGTCATGCCAGAACTTGTGAAGAGTGTGCTACAAGAATTAAGAACTCTGGTAAACCTTGCCCTTACTGCAGGAAACCTGTGTCAACAACACATCGGATATATTTGTGA
- the LOC136257245 gene encoding baculoviral IAP repeat-containing protein 2-like isoform X3: MAVTEKTRILTDFCPSSDQSTKPQVQLKIHLVQSTIPLYQSTTHHLNQSTKPLDQSTMHLDQSTKPHDQSITPLYYSRIPLYQSSKHFDQSKFQVQSKFQDCSKLQNHSKIILTVSHNLMNIKSTTDPGKGSKLKVDESADRLKTFTIPPPWEGPVDIHSMSEAGFVYTGQEDLVFCFSCNIKLDEWTKHMDPLLRHKEESPTCSFVRQQLQVIKGEKGKVKSVVAPSKPLNPRLTASIGQLQSLTLFDSKPIHTVVTGLDESRSFLSALPINAENYRSEAERIRSFVGWPLNESVHPEQLAKVGFVYTGEGSLVQCFQCGVRYRNWLKGDIPLSIHQRYNPWCAFLHMLTIKSKSVEEQRPSFSYIQPESMLPTTQSEDITLDFPDYTDQATRLQSFKYWGGVLPKEWLAEAGFCMIARQDVVRCFSCRVVLQDWERTDNVIDEHQRHSCNCPFLKTYLSNITASSHVSASIVKSKKYHSSQFNTIVTSSLDIRHSPSVGKSFHKPSLPGFIMNEGLPRSDDNEGEAIQGICYPPSWRSNPPSLSPPPGGSDSEESVSSQKKLGYIDLSPPSNDTTSKNKLIDQLLPRSEASPNLPVETEKNEFSTDKLQIIRLTDSRGYIIPIGVSAVNIAVESYLIAKEYGRCVTNIIKPRLDHADMCTCEESGKDDSTTAAPVNSGLCQICYDKKIECIFLPCGHARTCEECATRIKNSGKPCPYCRKPVSTTHRIYL, encoded by the exons ATGGCGGTAACTGAGAAGACCAGAATACTGACTGACTTTTGTCCCTCCTCCG ATCAATCAACAAAACCTCAAGTTCAATTAAAAATACATTTAGTTCAATCAACAATACCTCTATATCAATCAACAACACATCATTTAAACCAATCAACAAAACCTCTAGATCAATCAACAATGCATCTAGATCAATCAACTAAACCTCATGATCAATCAATAACACCTCTCTATTATTCAAGGATACCTCTATATCAGTCATCAAAACATTTTGATCAATCAAAATTTCAAGTTCAGTCAAAATTTCAGGATTGTTCAAAACTTCAAAATCATTCAAAAATTATATTGACAGTATCACATAATTTAATGAACATTAAGTCTACTACTGATCCTGGAAAAGGTTCTAAACTTAAAGTTGATGAGTCAGCAGACAGGTTAAAAACATTTACAATTCCTCCACCATGGGAAGGACCAGTGGACATTCATTCAATGTCAGAGGCCGGGTTTGTATATACTGGTCAGGAAGATCTTGTCTTCTGCttcagttgtaacatcaaactTGATGAGTGGACTAAACACATGGATCCATTACTGAGACACAAAGAGGAGAGTCCTACTTGTTCATTTGTCAGACAACAACTACAAGTAATAAAAGGAGAAAAGGGAAAAGTCAAATCAGTTGTTGCTCCTTCTAAACCTCTTAATCCTCGACTAACAGCAAGTATTGGTCAATTACAGTCTTTAACTCTTTTTGATAGTAAACCTATTCACACTGTCGTAACTGGATTAGATGAATCAAGATCTTTTCTCAGTGCTTTACCAATCAATGCAGAAAATTACAGATCAGAAGCAGAGAGGATCAGATCATTTGTAGGATGGCCATTAAATGAATCAGTCCACCCAGAACAACTAGCCAAGGTTGGGTTTGTATACACTGGGGAGGGATCTCTAGTACAGTGTTTCCAATGTGGGGTCAGGTATCGTAACTGGTTAAAAGGAGATATACCTCTTAGCATACATCAGAGATACAACCCTTGGTGTGCTTTTCTTCACATGTTAACCATTAAAAGTAAATCCGTTGAAGAGCAAAGACCAAGCTTTTCATATATTCAACCAGAATCAATGTTGCCTACTACTCAAAGTGAAGATATTACTCTAGATTTTCCAGACTACACTGACCAAGCTACAAGACTACAATCATTCAAATACTGGGGTGGAGTCCTACCAAAAGAATGGTTAGCAGAGGCAGGATTTTGCATGATAGCTCGTCAAGATGTAGTAAGGTGTTTCTCATGTCGTGTGGTCCTACAGGATTGGGAGAGAACTGACAATGTGATTGATGAACATCAAAGGCATAGCTGCAACTGTCCATTCCTTAAAACATACTTGTCAAATATAACAGCTTCATCTCATGTTTCAGCAAGTATTGTCAAAAGTAAAAAGTACCATAGTTCCCAGTTCAACACTATAGTTACATCAAGTCTTGATATAAGGCATTCTCCAAGTGTAGGGAAAAGTTTTCACAAGCCTTCCCTACCTGGATTTATTATGAATGAAGGTCTACCCAGGTCAGATGATAATGAAGGTGAAGCAATTCAAGGAATATGTTATCCTCCAAGCTGGAGATCCAACCCTCCTTCGTTATCGCCTCCACCAGGAGGTTCTGACTCTGAAGAAAGTGTCTCATCTCAGAAGAAATTAGGATACATTGATCTCTCTCCGCCATCAAATGATACTACATCAAAGAATAAACTAATTGAT CAGCTACTACCAAGAAGTGAAGCATCCCCCAATCTACCAGTAGAAACAGAAAAGAATGAGTTTTCGACTGATAAGTTGCAAATAATACGTTTGACAGACTCTCGAGGATACATCATTCCTATTGGCGTCTCTGCTGTGAACATAGCAGTAGAAAGTTATCTTATTGCAAAGGAGTATGGGAGGTGTGTCACGAACATCATCAAGCCACGTCTGGATCATGCTGACATGTGTACA TGTGAGGAGTCAGGCAAAGATGATAGCACTACTGCTGCACCAGTAAATTCAGGATTGTGCCAAATCTGCTATGACAAGAAAATTGAATGTATCTTCCTTCCCTGTGGTCATGCCAGAACTTGTGAAGAGTGTGCTACAAGAATTAAGAACTCTGGTAAACCTTGCCCTTACTGCAGGAAACCTGTGTCAACAACACATCGGATATATTTGTGA